A window of the Verminephrobacter eiseniae EF01-2 genome harbors these coding sequences:
- a CDS encoding fumarylacetoacetate hydrolase family protein, giving the protein MKETAPLQLQLERFLPDDGYAGTLVARVWRPDVQGPSVVALRASGVYDLSADYPTMSSLLDQPEPARCVHLAPGQRLGSVQEILAHSDEALRHLQKPFFLAPCDLQVVKAAGVTFAASLIERLIEEQADGDPAKAQQVRAQMVAKVGTDLSALKPGSPQAMALKQHLKAQGLWSQYLEVGIGPDAEIFGKAPVLSSVGTGADIGIRADSTWNNPEPEVVLAVDGRARIVGATLGNDVNLRDLEGRSALLLSKAKDNNASCAIGPYIRLFDASFGLADVRREQVDLRVDGPEGFVLQGMNSMQFISREPQDLVEQATAAHQYPDGFMLFLGTLFAPTQDRDEPGGGFTHKLGDRVAIRSAHLGELCNRVNLSEKAAPWTFGLRAFINNLAARGLLAQRAL; this is encoded by the coding sequence GTGAAAGAGACCGCACCCCTGCAACTGCAACTCGAGCGCTTCCTGCCCGACGACGGCTATGCCGGCACGCTGGTGGCGCGGGTTTGGCGCCCCGACGTGCAAGGCCCCTCGGTGGTGGCCTTGCGCGCCTCGGGCGTCTACGACCTGAGCGCCGATTACCCGACGATGAGCAGCTTGCTCGACCAACCCGAGCCGGCGCGCTGCGTGCACCTGGCCCCGGGCCAGCGCTTGGGCAGCGTCCAGGAGATTCTGGCGCACAGCGACGAAGCCCTGCGCCATCTGCAAAAGCCCTTTTTCCTCGCCCCCTGCGACCTGCAAGTGGTCAAGGCTGCGGGAGTGACCTTTGCCGCCAGCCTGATCGAACGGCTGATCGAGGAGCAGGCCGACGGCGACCCGGCCAAGGCCCAGCAGGTTCGTGCGCAAATGGTCGCCAAGGTGGGCACCGACCTGTCAGCGCTCAAGCCCGGCTCGCCGCAGGCGATGGCGTTGAAACAGCACCTGAAAGCCCAGGGCCTGTGGTCACAGTACCTGGAAGTCGGCATCGGGCCCGACGCCGAGATATTTGGCAAGGCGCCGGTGTTGTCGTCGGTGGGCACCGGTGCCGACATCGGCATCCGCGCCGACTCCACCTGGAACAACCCGGAGCCCGAGGTGGTGCTGGCCGTCGACGGGCGCGCCCGCATCGTCGGTGCAACGCTCGGCAACGACGTGAACCTGCGCGACCTGGAAGGCCGCAGCGCGCTGCTGCTGTCCAAGGCCAAGGACAACAACGCCTCCTGCGCGATCGGCCCGTACATCCGGCTGTTCGACGCCAGCTTTGGCCTGGCAGATGTGCGCCGCGAGCAGGTCGACCTGCGCGTCGATGGCCCGGAAGGCTTTGTGCTGCAAGGCATGAATTCGATGCAGTTCATCAGCCGCGAGCCGCAAGACCTGGTCGAGCAGGCGACCGCCGCGCACCAGTACCCCGACGGCTTCATGCTGTTTCTGGGCACGCTGTTCGCGCCCACGCAGGACCGCGATGAACCCGGCGGCGGTTTCACCCACAAGCTGGGCGACCGGGTCGCGATCCGCAGCGCCCATTTGGGTGAGCTGTGCAACCGCGTGAATCTGAGCGAAAAAGCCGCGCCATGGACCTTCGGCCTGCGCGCCTTCATCAACAACCTGGCCGCACGCGGGCTGTTGGCGCAGCGGGCGTTGTAG
- a CDS encoding ATP-binding protein: MTLKPWREIAVPHDDVLKGTFQQAEFAADLSRVHAGTANAEYQNPALFFQRTFITEGMRLLLDSVVKRLSGRGGDPVIQLQTAFGGGKTHTMLAVYHLAKGEAPASDLQGVPAILDAAGVTELPRARVAVLDGIKSSPNQAVVRDGQSIRTLWGDLAWQLGGAPGYALVADADASGTSPGKDVLADLLGRHAPCVILIDELVAYVRQFEEGKALTGGSFDSNLSFVQALTEALKAVPTAVLLASLQESAKEAGSQRGEKALDSLSHYFGRIQALWKPVATEEAFEIVRRRLFSSTNDPLALESVCRAFADYYIDNRDDFPQETQDSKYLKRLTHAYPIHPEVFDRLYEDWSTLDNFQRTRGVLKLMAKVIHRLWKDGNNDLLIMSGSFPLMDADTLNEVLYYLPQGWPPVIERDVDGERSETWEIENKDTRFGSVQACRRTARAIFLGSAPSTSSQGVRGLELERVILGVAQPGQQPGLFKDALRRLGDRLHYLNAANNRFWLDTRPNLRREMEERKRRFQDREDLFPSIRERVQKSFARDVFGGIHIFTGSGDVPDDWALRLVVLPPDAAFSKSGQSLAIERATEILNQRGEQPRFKQNRLIFLAADYDSVGRLKDHVRTHLAWRSIVSDYKDNRIVLDNLMAKQAQASLEQAEETVRRMIRETCKWLLAPVQEARPMNGKGGGLSEVKWEHFPLNPGAQNWSQEIERVLKENELLISEWAPIHLAKVLKDWFWKDDAKDTSALNVWQQSCQQLYLPRLKDDAVFQRTLAAGAESREFFGFAQGKEDGRYVGFSFGRRASPSLDSSLLLVEPVTAAGYAQRDAAARAMEPAPGTTGPDASLPRAKGPARPADDAPPSVRKRFYSSIEINPLRAKEQFASLDDEVVRQFTSRFGVNVSITIEIRANSDTGFDEGLQRAVRENCNVLKFRSAEFEDS, encoded by the coding sequence ATGACACTTAAACCCTGGCGTGAAATCGCCGTCCCGCATGACGATGTGCTGAAGGGAACATTCCAGCAAGCCGAGTTTGCGGCTGACCTGTCGCGCGTGCATGCCGGCACGGCCAACGCGGAGTACCAGAACCCGGCGCTGTTCTTCCAGCGCACCTTCATCACCGAAGGCATGCGCCTGCTGCTCGATTCGGTGGTCAAGCGTTTGTCTGGCCGAGGTGGCGACCCGGTGATTCAGTTGCAAACCGCTTTTGGCGGCGGCAAGACGCACACCATGCTGGCGGTCTACCACCTCGCCAAGGGCGAAGCACCTGCCAGCGATTTGCAGGGCGTGCCCGCCATCCTCGATGCGGCGGGCGTGACCGAACTGCCCCGCGCGCGCGTCGCCGTGCTGGACGGCATCAAGTCCTCGCCCAACCAGGCTGTGGTCAGGGATGGGCAGAGCATCCGCACGCTGTGGGGCGACCTGGCCTGGCAACTGGGCGGGGCGCCGGGCTACGCGCTGGTGGCGGATGCCGACGCCTCGGGCACCTCGCCGGGCAAGGATGTGCTGGCCGATCTGCTGGGCCGCCATGCGCCCTGCGTGATCCTGATCGACGAGTTGGTGGCCTATGTGCGCCAGTTCGAGGAGGGCAAGGCGCTGACGGGCGGCAGCTTCGATTCCAACCTCAGCTTCGTGCAGGCGCTGACGGAAGCCCTGAAGGCCGTGCCGACCGCCGTGCTGCTGGCCTCGCTGCAGGAGTCCGCGAAGGAGGCCGGCAGTCAGCGCGGCGAGAAGGCGCTGGATTCGCTGTCGCACTACTTTGGCCGGATTCAGGCGCTGTGGAAACCGGTGGCCACCGAGGAGGCGTTCGAGATCGTGCGCCGGCGGCTGTTTTCCAGCACCAACGACCCGTTGGCGCTGGAATCGGTCTGCCGGGCCTTCGCGGACTACTACATCGACAACCGCGACGACTTCCCGCAGGAAACGCAGGACAGCAAGTACCTGAAGCGCTTGACGCACGCCTACCCCATCCACCCCGAGGTGTTCGACCGCCTGTACGAGGACTGGTCGACGTTGGACAACTTCCAGCGCACACGCGGCGTGCTGAAGCTGATGGCGAAGGTGATTCACCGCTTGTGGAAGGATGGCAACAACGACCTGCTGATCATGTCCGGCAGCTTTCCGCTGATGGATGCCGACACGCTGAACGAGGTGCTTTACTACCTGCCGCAGGGCTGGCCGCCGGTGATCGAGCGCGATGTGGACGGCGAGCGTTCGGAGACCTGGGAGATCGAGAACAAGGACACCCGTTTCGGCAGCGTGCAAGCCTGCCGCCGCACGGCGCGCGCGATCTTTCTGGGCAGCGCGCCCAGCACATCCAGCCAGGGTGTGCGCGGTCTGGAACTGGAGCGCGTGATCCTGGGCGTGGCCCAGCCGGGACAGCAACCCGGCCTGTTCAAGGACGCGCTGCGGCGCCTGGGCGACCGGCTGCACTATCTGAACGCCGCCAACAACCGCTTCTGGCTGGACACGCGCCCGAACCTGCGGCGCGAGATGGAAGAACGCAAGCGCCGCTTTCAGGACAGGGAGGACCTGTTCCCCTCCATCCGCGAGCGCGTGCAAAAGAGCTTTGCCCGCGACGTGTTCGGCGGCATCCACATCTTCACCGGCAGCGGCGATGTGCCCGACGACTGGGCGCTGCGGTTGGTGGTGCTGCCGCCGGACGCGGCCTTCAGCAAGAGCGGCCAGAGCCTGGCCATCGAGCGCGCGACCGAGATTCTGAACCAGCGTGGCGAGCAGCCGCGCTTCAAGCAGAACCGCCTGATCTTCCTGGCGGCGGACTACGATAGCGTGGGCCGCCTGAAGGATCACGTTCGCACGCACCTGGCTTGGCGCAGCATCGTCAGCGACTACAAGGACAACCGCATCGTCCTCGACAACCTGATGGCCAAGCAGGCGCAAGCCAGCCTGGAGCAGGCTGAGGAAACGGTGCGGCGCATGATCCGCGAGACCTGCAAGTGGCTGCTCGCGCCGGTGCAGGAAGCCCGCCCCATGAATGGGAAAGGCGGGGGCCTGTCCGAAGTGAAGTGGGAGCATTTCCCGCTCAACCCCGGCGCGCAGAACTGGTCGCAGGAAATCGAGCGCGTGCTCAAGGAAAATGAGCTGCTCATCAGCGAGTGGGCGCCGATCCATCTGGCCAAGGTGCTGAAGGACTGGTTCTGGAAGGACGATGCCAAGGACACCAGCGCCCTGAACGTATGGCAGCAGAGTTGCCAGCAACTCTACCTGCCGCGCCTGAAGGACGACGCGGTTTTTCAGCGAACGCTGGCGGCAGGCGCAGAAAGCCGGGAGTTCTTCGGCTTCGCGCAGGGCAAGGAAGACGGGCGCTATGTCGGCTTCAGTTTCGGCAGGCGTGCCTCGCCGTCCCTGGATTCATCGCTGCTGTTGGTCGAACCAGTCACTGCTGCCGGGTATGCCCAACGAGATGCCGCTGCAAGGGCCATGGAGCCTGCACCGGGCACCACTGGCCCCGATGCAAGCCTGCCACGGGCCAAGGGTCCAGCCCGTCCCGCTGACGACGCTCCGCCATCGGTCAGGAAGCGCTTCTACAGCAGCATCGAGATCAACCCGCTCCGCGCCAAGGAGCAGTTTGCCAGTCTGGACGACGAGGTCGTCCGGCAATTCACCTCGCGCTTCGGCGTCAATGTCAGCATCACTATCGAGATTCGGGCCAACTCGGACACCGGGTTCGATGAGGGGCTACAGCGCGCCGTCAGGGAGAACTGCAACGTGCTGAAGTTCAGGAGCGCGGAGTTTGAAGATTCCTGA
- a CDS encoding ATP-binding protein, whose protein sequence is MKHFHGAGSVWERRFEMLATRSELLEKIRLGEDSFLEMKEVKFAGGKVRGPTQDGVANELAAFANSAGGVLLLGVEDTSRTVIGIELDKLDAVETVLREACEQSIKPPLAPIIERLTLPDAGGIEQPVIRVEVKRSLFVHQSPGGYLQRVGSSRRPIPPDQLARLFQQRSQSRLIRFDEMPVPGATLEPLCEDLWRRFVVSEGAAPREVALRKLAMAAQDDDGAWRPTVAGLLLGSERPQEFLPSAYIQAVAYQGTTVVPQGESAYQIDASDMTGPLDRQIHAACAFVRKNMQVAAFKQQHGGRVDMPQFSMRAVFEAITNAVAHRDYSIHGAKVRLRLFADRLEIYSPGMLPNTMDTESLVERQSARNEALASLLARCPMEDSSFAPYRNFIMDRRGEGVPIILRETLELGGKPAHYRMIDQSELLLVIPAANPEAQP, encoded by the coding sequence ATGAAGCATTTTCACGGCGCTGGAAGCGTCTGGGAACGGAGGTTTGAGATGTTGGCAACCCGCAGCGAACTGCTGGAAAAAATCCGTCTGGGCGAAGACAGTTTTCTGGAGATGAAAGAAGTGAAGTTCGCCGGAGGCAAAGTCCGTGGGCCAACGCAAGATGGGGTGGCCAACGAATTGGCCGCCTTTGCCAATAGCGCGGGCGGCGTGCTGTTGCTGGGAGTGGAGGACACCAGCCGTACAGTAATCGGCATCGAACTGGATAAGCTCGATGCGGTGGAGACTGTGCTGCGTGAAGCCTGTGAACAATCCATCAAGCCGCCGCTGGCCCCCATCATCGAGCGCCTGACCCTGCCCGATGCGGGAGGCATCGAGCAGCCTGTCATCCGTGTCGAGGTCAAGCGCAGCTTGTTCGTGCATCAAAGTCCCGGCGGTTATTTGCAGCGCGTGGGTTCTTCCAGGCGGCCCATTCCTCCAGATCAACTGGCGCGACTGTTCCAGCAACGCAGCCAGTCGCGCTTGATCCGGTTTGATGAAATGCCCGTTCCCGGCGCGACGTTGGAGCCTCTGTGCGAAGACTTGTGGCGTCGTTTCGTGGTGAGCGAAGGCGCAGCGCCGCGTGAAGTTGCGTTGCGCAAGCTGGCGATGGCCGCGCAGGACGATGATGGAGCTTGGCGGCCAACGGTTGCGGGGTTGTTGCTGGGCAGCGAACGGCCTCAGGAATTTCTGCCTTCTGCCTATATCCAGGCGGTTGCGTATCAGGGCACGACGGTGGTGCCGCAAGGGGAGTCCGCCTACCAGATCGATGCAAGCGATATGACCGGCCCGCTTGATCGGCAAATTCATGCTGCCTGCGCCTTTGTGCGCAAGAACATGCAAGTCGCCGCCTTCAAGCAACAGCATGGCGGGCGTGTGGATATGCCGCAGTTCTCGATGCGGGCGGTGTTTGAAGCCATCACCAATGCCGTGGCGCATCGGGATTACTCGATTCATGGCGCCAAGGTACGGCTGCGCCTGTTTGCGGATCGCCTCGAAATTTATTCACCGGGCATGTTGCCCAACACGATGGATACGGAGAGCCTGGTGGAGCGTCAATCCGCGCGCAATGAGGCCCTCGCCAGTCTGCTTGCGCGTTGTCCGATGGAAGACTCGAGCTTCGCGCCCTATCGGAACTTCATCATGGATCGTCGCGGCGAGGGTGTTCCAATCATCTTGCGCGAGACGCTCGAACTTGGCGGCAAGCCAGCACATTACCGAATGATTGATCAGAGCGAGCTTCTTCTTGTCATTCCGGCAGCGAATCCGGAGGCCCAGCCATGA